A genomic segment from Cyanobium sp. NIES-981 encodes:
- the rpsD gene encoding 30S ribosomal protein S4: protein MSRYRGPRLRITRRLGDLPGLTRKSAKRSYPPGQHGQARRKRSEYAIRLEEKQKLRFNYGISERQLVRYVKKARAQGGSSGTNLLKLLENRLDNICFRLGFGPTVPGARQLVNHGHVTVNGRVVDIASYQCKPGDVVAIRERKQSRKLAEGNLEFPGLANIPPHLELDKAKLSAKVISKCEREWVALEINELLVVEFYSRKV from the coding sequence ATGTCCCGTTACCGCGGCCCTCGCCTGAGGATCACGCGGCGCTTGGGAGACCTTCCCGGTCTCACCCGTAAGTCCGCCAAGCGGTCTTATCCCCCCGGTCAGCACGGCCAAGCCCGTCGCAAGCGCTCCGAATACGCCATCCGTCTGGAAGAGAAGCAGAAACTGCGCTTCAACTACGGCATCTCCGAGCGGCAGCTCGTTCGCTACGTCAAGAAGGCCCGCGCCCAGGGTGGTTCCAGCGGAACCAACCTGCTCAAGCTGCTGGAGAACCGCCTCGACAACATCTGTTTCCGCCTCGGCTTCGGCCCCACCGTGCCCGGTGCCCGGCAGCTGGTGAACCATGGCCACGTGACCGTGAACGGCCGCGTCGTGGACATCGCCAGCTACCAGTGCAAGCCCGGCGACGTGGTGGCCATCCGCGAGCGCAAGCAGAGCAGGAAACTGGCCGAAGGCAACCTGGAATTTCCGGGCCTGGCCAACATTCCGCCCCACCTGGAGCTCGACAAGGCCAAGCTCTCCGCCAAGGTGATCAGCAAGTGCGAGCGCGAGTGGGTCGCCCTCGAGATCAACGAACTGCTGGTGGTGGAGTTCTACAGCCGCAAGGTCTGA